TCGAGATATAAACTTGATTGGATTGTCCGAGGATTGTCTATGCCTATCTGCCGCAGATATTAACTGTAACAAAATCCAAAATTAAGCTAACCGGCTAAGATTCCAATTTTGATATTGAAGAGAGTAAAGGTTTGTTTATCTGGTTACCTTTTCATCAAACCGGAAGAGAGATTGGTCGAAGTATGGGGAAGGACTCTGTGACTGACAACTGAAAGGCAAAGAGACCAACATCTTCTTCACAAACTGTGTAGAAAAACTGAATTAGATTCAACTCTCCTACgtcaaaataaattaacttaCAAAAAAAGATGTACTAACCTGAGAAAAACTGTTTGATTTGTTCTTCAAGTACTTTAGTTGTTCAAGAGCATGGACGCTGTTAGAATGGGATGTTACAAAGTTCATGAACGGCGAACTACTTGATACAGTAAAGTGATCACTGAACTGCTCAAATAGCTGGTAAAGATCTTCTGCTGAGTTCTgcataaataatcaaaatgtCCCAATTCAATTTATACGTAAGAGCAATTTTCCACAGATTAGCACACATCCATATTTACCTGATAGAATGCTACAATGTCGGTTGTTTCCATATTATACACCGCAAAGAAAGCTGGAAGATGATCAGCATTTCTCCCTACCTGAGTAATCCAACAACATCACAAATCTACTCAGTCGAATTGTCAACACTAAATACGGTCAAAAGCAGTTATGTTCAACCTAAAATATGTATCATAGAGAGAGCTCACCCCACCATCTACACTGCCAAATTTGATTAACAGGTGGTGTCGATCCAAGAACTGAACCTGAGCATCAAGAATAGCCCCAAAGTTAGTCGCTTTTTCAATGGTAAACAAACTCCAGTAAGTAACCAAGAAATATAATTTACCTTCCAGATAATCAAGTCCACATAATCCTGGAAATGGAAATAGAACTTCTTCTTCAGGCTTTGAACTCTCTGCCAAACTCAAAACCGATCAGTTCAATCCAAGTTGCAAGAAAGGTAAGATAATGATCAACAAACCATGGTGTTATCGGATTCTTCGTTCCAAATCTCTCTGAAGATGAAAGAAAGCAGCCGTTGCTTGATGCCACTAAGAAAAGAATTATCAGAAGCATTTGGTTGTTGGCTACTACGGTGCTGCAAACCATTATTCTCCGCATCCTCTTCCCTGCTCTGCTGCTTGTTCTTATCTTGACTCGTCCTGGTCGTCATCATCGCCTACACCAAAAACCTCAACAATCTCAATCTCAATTTCTTTAAAGGCATCTCCAATGGTACTCTATAATTTCCACTCTATAATAGATTGAATTATAGAGCTTGTTCACTccaaatataaagtaaaaaaacaacATTACTCTATAATTCACCATATTATAGAGTGAACGATCGGAGCAAATcaaactctataatagagttactcgtGTACCATTAGAGATTGTCTAACAAGTGAGAAAGTAAACTTATGCTTAACCTGAGAACTAGAATTGAGGAAAAGCTCATCATCTTCGCGACAAAAGTATCCAATGGCACGAGCGTCAACGAGATGACCGGAATCCCTAATCTGAAGAAGATGGATCTTCTGAAACCGCAACGAAAGAATCGCGAGAAGGTCATCGTAGAGGAAGACGCCCATGTTATAAGCCAAATTAACGAAATCATGAAGAAACACCCTCTCATCTAACACCACACCGTCGTCCAACCGAAGCAAGACGAAGGTGATCTTATCGATGGAGGGAACGCCGGGAACGGCGCCGGGGGAAGGAGCGGAGTCGTGGATCTGAGCGGTGGAGGTGGCGAAGAGGCCGAATCGTTGGGAGGGGAAGTAGAGGAAGAAGTCTTTGCAGATGAGCTCGTTGGCGGAGGCGAGGTTGACGGAGTAGAGGTGAGTGAAGAAGCTGTCGAAGCGGGAGGCGCGGCGAGGGAGGGAGGAGGAATCGGTTGAGGAGGAGTAGGTGAGCCAGGAGGGACGGTAGACGACGAGTTCTTGGTGGTTACGGGTGAAGCTGATGAGGAAGAGTCCGTCTTCGGTGAATTTGCGGAAGCAGTGGTCGGGGCACTCGACATCGTAGAGTGTGTGGCTCGGGACTAGGTTCTCGTAGAATTTTCTAGCACGATTCAcctgaagagagagagagagtgagatatatatatatatatatatagagagagagagagggagaggggtTTGAATTGACTGACGGAAGCGCCGGGAGGAGATGAGCGAATCTGACGTTCGAAAACCCTAGACGTGACGTTACCGCTTGAGAACATTCCACGCAGTCGCGAAAGCTTTTTAGCCATGTGGTTTTACTGGTAACTGGTGAATCGGtgttggaggaggagacaggcGATGGGGGatggatatcttcttcttatgattttttttattttattttctcgaTCTACTAAAATCATGTATGGGCTTTCTATTGCTCTTAAAAATGGGCTGATAGTTCTAGGGTGGCCCATGGTATTTACTGTTTCATTTCTGCAATTGGGAGCAAAAGTTCAAAAGTTAATTGGAGCAGATGCAACTGTTCAGCATTCAGAGTGTGTGACCCAGCGTTCAGAACATTGAGATATACAGGCAGTGTCAGACCATGTTTATCGGGGTTAACTAAACCCGTATCTTGGTTAATTGGtgattaaaagtaaataaaaaataggaaaaaagaGCAAGAGACGTGGGTTTTGTTGTCTGGTGAAGGCACGCCTCTTGGTGGACGCGTGTCAACATTTGAGAAGGTGACGGTTCGGTTACGCGTAAACCGCATCTCAAACttgtctttctctctctctctcgaaagCTCTCTACTCGACGATATGGAAGGCGATTTGATCGATTATGCATGTGATTGAGTCTCGACGGCGCCATAGCTCTTC
This genomic stretch from Raphanus sativus cultivar WK10039 chromosome 3, ASM80110v3, whole genome shotgun sequence harbors:
- the LOC108844021 gene encoding light-mediated development protein DET1, translating into MAKKLSRLRGMFSSGNVTSRVFERQIRSSPPGASVNRARKFYENLVPSHTLYDVECPDHCFRKFTEDGLFLISFTRNHQELVVYRPSWLTYSSSTDSSSLPRRASRFDSFFTHLYSVNLASANELICKDFFLYFPSQRFGLFATSTAQIHDSAPSPGAVPGVPSIDKITFVLLRLDDGVVLDERVFLHDFVNLAYNMGVFLYDDLLAILSLRFQKIHLLQIRDSGHLVDARAIGYFCREDDELFLNSSSQAMMTTRTSQDKNKQQSREEDAENNGLQHRSSQQPNASDNSFLSGIKQRLLSFIFREIWNEESDNTMRVQSLKKKFYFHFQDYVDLIIWKVQFLDRHHLLIKFGSVDGGVGRNADHLPAFFAVYNMETTDIVAFYQNSAEDLYQLFEQFSDHFTVSSSSPFMNFVTSHSNSVHALEQLKYLKNKSNSFSQFVKKMLVSLPFSCQSQSPSPYFDQSLFRFDEKLISAADRHRQSSDNPIKFISRRKPETLKFKIKPGPECGSADGRSKKICSFLFHPHLPLAISIQQTLFMPPSVVNIHFRR